The following coding sequences lie in one Fusarium poae strain DAOMC 252244 chromosome 1, whole genome shotgun sequence genomic window:
- a CDS encoding hypothetical protein (BUSCO:12220at5125): MEAVNSTASGFSSVLAGTKYANVNIPPQVDYVIEAVSNAGVWTWVFTFIALCVAYDQIAYIVRKGPIVGPAMKIPFIGPFLDSMDPRFDGYHAKWSSGPLSCVSIFHKFVVIASTRDMARKVFNSPAYVKPTVVDVAPKLLGHDNWVFLDGKAHVDFRKGLNGLFTRKALELYLPGQEEAYNTYFKHFLKMTKDAGGKPVPFMHEFREVMCAVSCRTFVGHYISDEAVTKIAEDYYLITAALELVNLPVILPYTKSWYGKKAADMVLAEFSKCAAKSKVRMAAGGEVTCIMDAWILSMIQSDRWREAEEKGEPHNIEKPSPLLRMFNDYEISQTIFTFLFASQDATSSAATWLFQVTAQRPDVLDRVREENIKIRNGDPNAPITMDQLESLTYTRAVVRELLRWRPPVIMVPYVTKKAFPLTDDYTVPKGSMLIPTTFMALHDPEVYDNPSHFDPERYYSGDAEEKGSKNYLVFGTGPHYCLGQVYAQLNLALMIGKASVMLDWKHHATPKSEEIKVFATIFPMDDCPLTFEERKW, from the exons ATGGAGGCAGTCAATTCCACCGCCAGCGGCTTCTCGTCCGTCTTGGCCGGCACAAAATACGCCAACGTCAACATCCCTCCCCAAGTCGACTATGTCATCGAAGCCGTCTCCAATGCCGGTGTCTGGACTTGGGTGTTTACTTTTATCGCACTCTGTGTTGCCTATGATCAGA TTGCCTATATTGTCAGGAAGGGCCCTATTGTCGGTCCCGCCATGAAGATTCCCTTCATCGGCCCATTCCTCGATTCCATGGACCCTCGATTTGACGGTTACCATGCCAAATGGAGCAGCGGTCCTCTCAGCTGTGTTTCTATCTTCCACAA GTTTGTCGTTATCGCTTCCACTCGTGATATGGCTCGCAAGGTCTTCAACTCGCCTGCCTATGTCAAGCCCACAGTCGTCGACGTTGCCCCTAAGCTTCTTGGACACGACAACTGGGTTTTCCTCGACGGAAAGGCTCATGTTGATTTCCGCAAGGGTCTCAATGGTCTCTTCACCCGCAAGGCTCTCGAACTTTACCTGCCCGGTCAGGAGGAGGCTTACAACACTTACTTCAAGCACTTCCTCAAGATGACCAAGGACGCCGGCGGCAAGCCCGTTCCTTTCATGCACGAGTTCCGTGAGGTCATGTGTGCTGTATCTTGCCGCACTTTCGTCGGTCACTACATTTCCGATGAGGCTGTTACCAAGATCGCCGAGGACTACTACCTCATTACCGCTGCTCTCGAGCTTGTCAACCTCCCCGTTATCCTTCCTTACACCAAGTCTTGGTACGGCAAGAAGGCTGCTGATATGGTCCTGGCCGAGTTCTCCAAGTGTGCTGCCAAGAGCAAGGTTCGCATGGCCGCTGGTGGTGAGGTTACCTGTATTATGGATGCCTGGATTCTGTCCATGATCCAGTCTGACCGCTGGCGcgaggccgaggagaagGGCGAGCCCCACAACATCGAGAAGCCCTCTCCCCTCCTCCGCATGTTCAACGATTACGAGATTTCCCAGACTATCTTCACCTTCCTCTTCGCTTCCCAGGATGCCACCAGCAGCGCCGCCACGTGGCTCTTCCAGGTTACCGCTCAGCGACCCGATGTTCTTGACCGTGTCCGAGAGGAGAACATCAAGATCCGCAACGGTGACCCTAACGCTCCCATTACCATGGACCAGCTCGAATCTCTTACATACACCCGTGCTGTCGTCCGTGAGCTCCTCCGATGGCGCCCTCCTGTCATCATGGTTCCTTATGTCACCAAGAAGGCTTTCCCCCTGACCGATGACTACACCGTTCCCAAGG GCTCCATGTTGATTCCCACCACTTTCATGGCTCTCCACGACCCCGAGGTGTATGACAACCCTAGCCACTTCGACCCCGAGCGATACTACAGCGGCGACGCCGAGGAGAAGGGCTCCAAGAACTACTTGGTTTTCGGTACCGGACCTCACTACTGCCTCGGCCAGGTCTACGCTCAGCTCAACCTGGCTCTCATGATCGGAAAGGCCTCTGTCATGCTTGACTGGAAGCACCATGCTACCCCTAAGTCCGAGGAGATCAAGGTCTTTGCCACCATTTTCCCCATG GATGACTGCCCTCTTACCTTTGAGGAGAGGAAGTGGTAA